The DNA window CTGTATCTTAAAATCTACGACTTCTTTAAAATCCCAAACTTTCCACTGCAGAGATTTACAAATATCCATTTTAAAGGAATGGTGCaggaattaaaacattttggcaTCCTCCTATGTTCAGTACGTAGCCTGTGGGTATTGACATTGTGGGATAGTGCGGTTTGGAAAATACCAGAGATTCTGCCCCAAAACCAAATCTGTACTTTATAATATACCTTACTTTGCAAGATGTAAATATTGGGAAACTTATTCTctatttcctctctgctgccaaTGAATTAAATGGAATCTTAAATCTAAGTGGCTGCAGAGTTTCCACTTGATAAAATCTCAAGTTGGCCACGTTTCTTGCCCCGGTTGTAAGAGGTCGTTAGATTTACTTGGGGAGCAGAGGATTACAGCAGAGCCGGTCAAGGGAACCGGACTGAGTGCCAACATCACAGAGGCTGTGAAACAGGAGCAATTTGCAGCGGCACCTTTGCCAACCAAAGTGGCGGGCATCTGATTATGATCGCAAAGATCACCGTGATGGCCAAAACATACTTAGCCATCAGTCAATCCTTAGAAAGTCTCTGGACTGAGGCGCTGCCAAAAGGGCTCAAGATATCCAACATGGAGGGTTTGAAgaattgttttcatctgtttatttatttgtttgtttgtttgtttgcagcatcACAGAAAAAGTACTGGACGGATTATCACAAAActtcttttcagtttctttatatTAGTGTGATTGGATGTTTTAGTGAATCTAAATGTAGTTTCATCAGGGATGTTGAGCCCTGAGTTCCATTCTAGTTACGACTCCTCCAaactaaggcccaacagtctcctgatgaaacaacatttcaacCAGCAATATATTTCCCACACTCATGACTCCAGTCCTCTGAATaggcctgatttctttcatcaagatccacaaattactCCTGAAGAAATtgttaaaaagtcaaaaaacacTATTtcacagtgttaaagaaagtcgTAAATTAATTAATACCTCTAACGGGACATCCGTTCggtggtttttgcataatcctgctgacaaacaaacaaatcaaccagCCAACAAACAGAGGGACAGGGGTGAAACCTCCTTGGCGCCAGGAGAGGTCGGGTGTTGTTCCAGACTCGACAACCGTGCTTACACGCTCCACACCCTGAACGTGGAAACCAGCTCCATAAAACCTGTTACGTAAAGTAAAAATTAAAGCCACTGGCTGTAATCACCGGCTCCCTCTTCGTCAGCAACTTAAACAGCAGCAATAATGCtcggcacacacacaggctgatcCAGAGCAGCGCCGGCCTGCAGCACTCGCACAATTAATTAGAGACATTCTCTGATATCTGATTAATCAACCAATAGGGATGAAACAGGAGCAAATTAAGGACAGACCTTCGCCAAGCAAGCACCAGATACCCGATTATGATCGAAGATAACGGTGATGCcccaacacacactgtgttatCATTTAATTATGGGGAAGGCCTGAAGAAATCTCAGCTCcgtacaaaaacacagatgaagtaAAAAAGTGTGACAGGTGAGAGCAGGCCTGAGAACTGAACACAGCCTTGATAAGATTGCTCAGTCAATAGGCTTGGAGGGGCCGCCTAACCCAATAATGCACTCTGCAACAAATAACACGCTTTTGTGAGACGACGATCTaccagggaaaaaaaaaactgccgcCTGTCGTTTCCAAGTGGCTGTGCGAACAATTTCAATCCACTTAGGCATCGAACCTAGAGAGCGGGTCAAGTGATGGGGTGTGGAGATTTGATGCTGACACTCACACTCGCAGCACACTCAGGAATAACTGAGAGGATTAACCATCGGGTGGATGGATACGCTGCCTGAAAAGCACAGGTGAGAGATGGAATGAAAGCATAGatagttcctgttcctgtcggACGCCTGACGACTAAATTTAGATGAGAGGAAACTTTAAAGATCCCTCAGGGAGGATTTGGCACTTCTTCTCCTGCATGAGACTGAAACAACAATACTACTACTTCCTGTGTGCTGCAGCATTAATGTGTTCTCTGAAGGTCAAGGGCtgctaataattattatttccgCTATTGATCAGTCTCTTGAACGTCTGTTTTGACCGACTGAGTGATCAGCTGGTATTTTAAACGacagaaaatattaaacaaatgtctggaaacacaaagatattCAGCCGACAGAGAAAATCAGTAAATCCTCACAACTGAGAAGCTGGAagaatctgtgtttgtgctctgaAGTGACCTAATGAATTCATTTATCACCAAAACAGTTCAGAGGATAACACgtcagttcagtttttattctcacCTTCTTGCCCGTGGAGCCCATCTTAGAGAGGCAGGACTTGGCCAGAGACTGGTATCCACCGATGACCTCAATCTCCTCCACAGCAGGGTAACGCTTCTTCAGCAGGGACCCCAGTTGAGCGTATGGGGCCTGCGGAGGTGTGGACCCCGGCGGGGCCTCAGATGAGCTTTCCTGTTGGGGCTCAGGTGAGCTCACCTGGGGGTCCACCCTATGTTTAGGCACCACAGTGAAGGTGTTCCCCTTTCTCCTCTGCACCATGGGGCTGGGAACAGGGACTCGCTGGGGCGGCTCCACCTCAATGTCATCTATATTTGTGACTGGCAGCTGATCCATGGGAGGTTGTTCTGGAGCCGGGGAGGGGGCAGGGGGGGCGAGAGTGTCTGAGGAGACGGGAGATGAGGCGGGTGGGGAGAAAGGGGGGGAAGATGGgacagccacagaggaggggggtgaggacagggcaggaggagaggagggagctgGGGTGTGATCAGGTGATGGAGATAAGGGTTctgagggtggaggaggtgcaggaCTTGTGGCAACAGCAGGAGGTGGTTCAGGCTTGGATAACCTGACTaccctctccatctcctcttccagctccttctcctccttcctttttgATGGTGTCAGACTGGGTGTTGGGGCGATGGAGGTTGGCACTCCTGGCACCTCTGCCACTCTGTGAGACGGTGAAGACTTGATCGAGCCAGGCGGCATCTGGCTGCCTGTTGCAGGTATGGCAGCCAGCCGGCGTTTGGGGATCACTGTGAAGGTGTAGCGGGACTGCAGGCGCAGGTTTGCAAGGGCCCGTGCCTGGGTGTCCCCATCGGGGATCTGGTTGAGGTCCGGCTTTGGGGAGGGACGGATCTCAAAGTCGGACGAGGAACGCGTCACCTTAGATGAGACGGGGCTTGAGGGGGACTCGGCACGGGTACGACGGGTCTCCGGAGAGCATGGCACCTTGGGTTTGGGCGACACCTCAGTGGCCTCCCAGTCTCGCTCTCGGGTGAGCTTGGTTGCCCCCCTGTCTGGCTCATCTCTGGAGGCCACGCCAGGGCCCCCGCTGTCCCCAAACCGCTGACGGAATGAGGACACAGACTGTGGGGAGGCTGTGGAACGCTGGGGGCTGCCTGGCTCAAAGGCAGCGGGCTGTGGCTTTGGTTTGGAAGAGCAGGGGCTCTGGAAGACGGGCGAGGACGGGAGGCTGCTGCCCGGGCTGCCCGGTCTGGGCTTTGGCACCAGATCTGGCTGTGGCTTGAGCCAGGGTCTCGGCCTGCAGCCGGCACCGCAGTCCAGCTCCAGCAGGTTCTCCGTGCTGTGGGacttcttctgcagcttccCGTAGTTGCTGTCGAACTTCTGCAGCATCCGGCTCACCCTGCCCGGACCCTCACCTGAGTCGTACGGTGGGGTCACGTGGTCGGGGCGGCCCAGGGTGCTCAGGTTCTCCTCACTCTTGCTCAACGTGGTGTCATAGATCACCACCTCCTTGGCTCTTATCTCGGTCACCGCGCTCCCTCTCTGGTCCAGGAGGTCGTTCAGGGAGCTGTAGCTACTCACGCCGTTCTGCTGCCACTTGGACCCGGGTTTCACCGCCCCGGCTTCCGGGAAGTAATCCGGATCCGAttcgatgatgatgatgttctCGGCGCGGATGGTCCGTATGCCGGGCACGCTGCCGTACAGCTCCAGGATGTGCTGCACCGGGCGGGCTGCGTTGTCCCGGTCCTGCCGCCTCCTCCGCTCCTTCTCCAGCTTGATGAACGGGTTCTCCTCCAGCGGGCCCAGGCTTTCCTGCAGCACCAGGCTCTCCTCCCTGGATGTCGTCGTCTCCGCGGCCGCCGGTCgtgtctctttgttgttgaCGAAGTGTTGGCTGGCGGTGGTGATGGTGTAATTCCGCCCGGACCCTCCGCTCGGTCCTCCGTCTCTCTGGGCTCCAAcgcctccatctcctccaccgccgccgccgccgctgccgtTCACGCTCCCGGTCGCCTCTCCGTTGACCCGCTGCGGGCCCGCGCCGCCGCCGGGGCTCGTCTCCGCGGCACCGGCTGCTCCAGAGCCCTTCgccttcctcctctccaggaTCTCTCGCTTCCAGGCCGGCATCCTCGGGCTCTCCTGTCCGGCCTCTTGGCGGAGGACGCGAACGTCTCCCCCACCGGACATCGCAAACGGTTGCTGGAAGGGGGATGGGGAGGACTCCGGGGCTCCGAGGCGGTGTCGCCGCGGCTGTGGATCTCGTCTCCGGCTGTGACTGTACCTGCAGCGCCGCTACCTCGCACTCATCCCCGCCGTCTCTCTCCTCTGACTCCGCTTCCTCTGTCCGCACGGCCCCTGAACGCGGCTCCGCCTCTCCGCTGCAGCACGAGCCCGCCCGGCCCATCCCACCGCGCTTCCTGATTGGACGCTGCGGCTCGCGGACACGCCTTCTCTCTATGTGCCACTCCCGTTTCTATTGTTGACCGGGTGGAGGACGGCCTGTCAATCAAACGTGATATGTTCAATTACAATCCGCCAATTTCAAATAATTTATATTCACCTCTCATCAAATGATTAAATGTAGATTTCTTGTGAGTATTGTTTCGTCTCATTCTGAAGAATCAAACTTGTCATTGCGAaaggtttaaatgtttttattactgTTATAAGTAGTACGTATACCCATTTACTTATATTTTCAAATCCATTGTTTTCCTTTCAAACTCACATCCACATAATAAAATAGTTTTGGCCCAGATCTGACCCACATACTGTGTTCAATGTCTGCCAGATAATAAGTAAGTATAATATTTGTTGTGCTATTCGtgccatattcaccatttaccacattagccactttaggttcacatccagattacacctggCCAGGACCACCGCATGTTCAAACAAGGCCTCACATTTGTTGTTGGATGTGACCGTGGCTCACAGACTGACCGTGGCTCACCGACTGACCGTGGCTCACTCAGCAATTGTCGATGGCGATGCCACCTGCTGCTAATcctgctgctgcaaacacacGAGCTGAGGAGGAGCCTGCTGCACATGAATCAGCACTTAGAGGGCTATTCTTGGGTACTACAGGAGATTACTGTTCCTCATCAAACATTTATCACCAGGCCATAATTAAGAACTGCACTGACTGAAGagtgcagaggaagagaaataaagaagtgCACAAGTAAACCAGTCAAATgtgcatcatttcattttaaaaccaggCTCGAGAGGtggaaattcaaatgtaatcTGTTTTGGGAGCTTCTGGAGGATACAAGGGCCCATCATGATATTTCTGGGATTCAAGGGCAAGGTTTAAATGTCATAAGGAATGTATATTCTGCTAATTATATTTAAAGGCTCATGTTATTTATCGATGTATTGAATTTCAAAATGTAACTTTTAACTGTTTTAGCGCAGTGTGCACAGGATTTCTACAAGAGGACTTTCACATCATCCtgactgtaaaacacaaacattatcgATATAAAGGAAGACGGTATAATTTACAAGCTGTTTCCTGCCAagtcacagaaaacaaaaacaccagtaTGTGGTTTACATTATGGTTTTTAGTTCCCATGAAAGAAACAGAGCCTCCTTGTGGCAGAAGCTGCAGCAACAGACCATCACTATTACCCACTGATGATAGAATTAGACAACAGTGATAAAATGTTGatgatttatttacatgtatataCAGTTGGACAACATCGATGCCataacaacataaataaaagatatgGTGAATTCCTTCCAAACTAAATTCTACATATACATAATACACAGAATTCCACATCCAGAAATATCTTagaagttcagtgtgtaaaatttaggtgaaaggatctattggcagaaattgaatataaaataatcgtagaaatgtttccattagtgtttcatctaaatcgtccaagttgttgttttctttacccttgaatgggccctttatatttaaatactttatatttaatatttatgggtcctctttacggaggccgccatgttttttttacagaagtccaaactggacaaactaaacctttttgaattttcatgacaactgaagctgccacaggttctcctgcatgtttggaagaggagggtgaggtgaggggtattcagccgcaacatgcaacttcaccactagacgtcactaaattctacacactggacttttaaaacGAGGcacaaatacataatataatacaaaatatGAGCGTCACATTCACGAGGTGAAAACGttacaaaataaacagcaaGATCCAGGGAAGACGTGTGCACACAGTTGACTGCTAGAAGTAATCACACTCAGCTCCTATACATCGGGGTCTTGTCTTGATGGAGCTGACAAACTAGGCGATAAGGGAGCACAGTGCCCGAGGAACGCTTCTTGCAACAGAGTGAGACGTAAAACCAAATTTCAGAGGCAGTCACTTGTTTCCTCTCGGAACAGAAACATCAATGCTGCAGCAGCTCGTCGACCCACTAAGTTGCCTGAATGCCTCGGTCATTACTGCCTTGAGGTTCCtcctgtttatttaatttgtggtCTGTGCACATTTGCATTACTACATAATATCAGGTATAAATTTCACTCATGGATCACTGTCGACCTTTGACTGCACCATAGTCATGGTTTAGGCACTACCACAGTCCAAATGCACCGTTACTGCTCCGACATCTTCTCCGAATCTTTGTGCTCTGCAAAGTATCAACAACAACTCAAGTCAAAATGGCTCCATTCTGCTCCgtctttaaaaatacaatttaaactCAAGTTAGCATCATTAACTTTGTCGCTGTTGGAAACACAAATGACAGAATTCTGAATTCTGGTGTGACCTGGAACACGTATgtgaaaaaccaaacaatagAAGTGTTGCTGTGTCTTTAAGGTGCAGACGAACCAAAGGGAAAATTACACCATTGTTATGCTTTAAATCTCAAAAGGCAGACGAGGACTGCTCTCTGACTGGCGACGTGAAAGCACGACCACTAACGGCCGCTCCTCAGTTGACGCGGCACGCTCGGATcatgagcagctgcagcaggatgaAGAGCGGAGAGACGATGAGGCCGAACCACAGGTCTCTGGCTTGTTCCTGCCCGGCCAGCTTCTGACACAGCAGCACCTCGCACACCAGCTTCAGGCTGAGCACCGTCAGCACCCACAGGAGCCGCAGCACCGCCAGGCGCTTCTCGTTCTCCAGGTACAGCCGGATGGACACGATGGCCGTGAAGTAGGTGCTGAGGCCGTCGGCGGCAAACAGCGGGACGAAGACCAGCCACCAGCTCAGCGAGGTCACGAACATGTCGGCTCGCAGGGCCACCAGCATGCTGAAGACGAGCAGAGCCAACAAGTGGAGGAAGAGTTCGAAGGTGGCGAAGCCGAGCCACTGGACCAGCTCCCTCAGGGAGAAGAGCATGTTGGAGCGCGGCGGGGGGGCGTCAACCAGGGGCGGTCTGACCGACGGGCTCCAGAGCGAGGACAGCAGAGGGAGGCGCTGAAGAGGAGGCGTCACTGAGCACAGATGAGGGAGATGACGCTCTTCTCTCGTGGCTACATCTTCAAACCCCGAGGaggttgtgctgctgctggtggagttGCTGGTGGAGTTGTGTTGCTGGTTGTGTTGCTGGTGGTGACGGCAGCTCAGCAGCTCTGGAGACTGActcacaacaaatacacaaaacaacacagtgaggaaatgagatgacacacacacacacacacacacacacactgacactcagaGGAGAGGACGGGGCCCACACCATCCTGGAGGACACACAGTGAGTCCAGCGTCCATCTTTGAGTCCCAGTGACGTGTCAGCTTCATTACGTTCACGTGAATAAAGTGTTAAAAAGGTTTAAAGTGACGCAGCGGCGACATGTCGACGCTGCAGAGCCTCAGTGGTTCACAGTGTAGCCTCTGTTAGCATGCGAGCTAATCCCTGTCAGTGGTGATGCAGCGGTGCTCGTCGCAACATCTGCACACAACATCTGCACACGGCCGTGAACACGTGGTGCTCCGCGAACGACGCGTCAGTTTACCTCAACGACTCCGCGCCGCCTCCTGCTCCATGAGTCCGGACGACACACCGCGCACGGAGCTAACAGCCCGTTAGCATCGCAGCTTCAGAGCCTCTGCTTCTCTCGCGCTGACGAAATATCGCGAGAACTCAAATGTCGGGATTCTACAGTGGCCGGtgagatttcttcttcttcttcttcttcttcttcttcttttgggTTTTTACAACTTATTGGCGCCTCACCGCCTCCTGCTGGTTTGGAGTGTGGGTCAggattatattatttattctatagagttaaaaaacacaacatattgtTTACTACTAATctactttattgttttatttattattattagtatttatttgtacttgaTTTTACTTGTATTCACAATCTGATGATCAATAAGAGCTCCCACCAGAGGGGACTGTGGAATACAATCACAGTGAGTGACTTCTTCTAAATCACTTCTTAGAACCcatttttatagacttgctttcCTGTGATGTagtttttttactgtgtttttgaaCGTTGTCttttcacctttttcttttttctttttcattcatttttactgaattattattactgcttttatgtgttcaagtttttatcttcttttcttgCTTGCTGTCAAAACACTCGTTTTTAacaaagtgctacataaataaagcACATGACTGGAACACTGAACCCACAGAATTAAGGAACATCACAACTTTcaacttttcattttccaatTCTGTAAAACAATGGTTACTGAATACTTAGACATGTCATCATCTGGAATAGTCTTGTTACTTTTAATGTaattctcttctctgtctccttttaATTATTACTAACTGGTATATACATCATCCTCTAATAAACTACTCAAGAGAATCAGGATTAAAGAATTATATTTTAGTTTGCTGCCAAGCTACTGCTGCACACTCCAGTCCAGAAGGGGGCGGTCATGCGCCTATACGCTAGTTCGCCAAATAGTTCAGACTCCAGCCGCTAGTTGGCGGTAGCTGCGTCACCACCAGCCTTCGGTTGCAGAAGAAAAACTAAAGTGAGAAGTGAGAGAAGTCGCAGGTTTTCATCACAACAAGGTaaaaactgtgtatttgtacCATTTGTGATGTTTTTCTACACGTGGTCTCAGTTTAATGTCACTGAATCAACACACTACCGCAGTGTCGTTGCGTTTGAAACTCTTCTTCGTGGCATGGTTGTAAAAGCAAGGTGACTAAATGACgtgcagctctgcaggaacacacacacacacacacacatgtgatcGTGACTTTATTCCATCGTTACTTTTGTGTTTCAAGCttttcaacaacaacacaacgtGTGTTCACTGAGAACCAGAGACCACGTGTTCTCCTGCTGTTGAGCTTCGACACGTgagctttgtgttttaattcatttcCGTGTTgacagatttaaagaaaatgacgtttacatgaaaataacacaacatggTGACGACAACATGCAGCTGACGTACAGTCACGTGTCACATGAGCTTTTAATCCTGATTGTTATTGTTAAAGACCGATCGAGGAACTTATTACTaacatttattataatatatatatattcacaacTTCACTGAAATCAGACTGTGTGTCATCAGATAGGGGCTGAGCGATGTAgccaaaatatatattaagatAGAAATGTTCATCTAAGTCGATAAAGACAATAATCACGACAA is part of the Paralichthys olivaceus isolate ysfri-2021 chromosome 18, ASM2471397v2, whole genome shotgun sequence genome and encodes:
- the tprn gene encoding taperin, with product MSGGGDVRVLRQEAGQESPRMPAWKREILERRKAKGSGAAGAAETSPGGGAGPQRVNGEATGSVNGSGGGGGGGDGGVGAQRDGGPSGGSGRNYTITTASQHFVNNKETRPAAAETTTSREESLVLQESLGPLEENPFIKLEKERRRRQDRDNAARPVQHILELYGSVPGIRTIRAENIIIIESDPDYFPEAGAVKPGSKWQQNGVSSYSSLNDLLDQRGSAVTEIRAKEVVIYDTTLSKSEENLSTLGRPDHVTPPYDSGEGPGRVSRMLQKFDSNYGKLQKKSHSTENLLELDCGAGCRPRPWLKPQPDLVPKPRPGSPGSSLPSSPVFQSPCSSKPKPQPAAFEPGSPQRSTASPQSVSSFRQRFGDSGGPGVASRDEPDRGATKLTRERDWEATEVSPKPKVPCSPETRRTRAESPSSPVSSKVTRSSSDFEIRPSPKPDLNQIPDGDTQARALANLRLQSRYTFTVIPKRRLAAIPATGSQMPPGSIKSSPSHRVAEVPGVPTSIAPTPSLTPSKRKEEKELEEEMERVVRLSKPEPPPAVATSPAPPPPSEPLSPSPDHTPAPSSPPALSSPPSSVAVPSSPPFSPPASSPVSSDTLAPPAPSPAPEQPPMDQLPVTNIDDIEVEPPQRVPVPSPMVQRRKGNTFTVVPKHRVDPQVSSPEPQQESSSEAPPGSTPPQAPYAQLGSLLKKRYPAVEEIEVIGGYQSLAKSCLSKMGSTGKKLKISFNESSLQSTYEYPSENSAWDSGDEDEDEKGDGKVADEQPSMVGRIHIPRPSFTNSPTHTNNSNDLSSYIPKHSVDFSAWQEHKHGDGVYQEDAASTQTQVTEEVMLTPADSSSLSDYSSEPALYF
- the tmem203 gene encoding transmembrane protein 203 isoform X2; protein product: MLFSLRELVQWLGFATFELFLHLLALLVFSMLVALRADMFVTSLSWWLVFVPLFAADGLSTYFTAIVSIRLYLENEKRLAVLRLLWVLTVLSLKLVCEVLLCQKLAGQEQARDLWFGLIVSPLFILLQLLMIRACRVN
- the tmem203 gene encoding transmembrane protein 203 isoform X1; amino-acid sequence: MSPELLSCRHHQQHNQQHNSTSNSTSSSTTSSGFEDVATREERHLPHLCSVTPPLQRLPLLSSLWSPSVRPPLVDAPPPRSNMLFSLRELVQWLGFATFELFLHLLALLVFSMLVALRADMFVTSLSWWLVFVPLFAADGLSTYFTAIVSIRLYLENEKRLAVLRLLWVLTVLSLKLVCEVLLCQKLAGQEQARDLWFGLIVSPLFILLQLLMIRACRVN